GCCGAGGAAGACGTCGCCGGTGCGGGTGACCAGGAACGCCTTGCGGCCGGCGTCGGCGTTCTTCTCTTCCCGATACCAGTAGCCGATCAGGGCGTAGGAGCAGAAGCCTACCCCCTCCCAGCCGAGAAACAGGACAAGGAGGTTGTCTGCCAGCACGATGGTCAGCATCGCGAAGACGAAGAGATTGAGCAGGGCGAAGAAACGGGCGTAATCACGTTCTTCGGCCATGTAGCCGATGGCATAGAGGTGTATCAGGGTTGATACGAAGGTGACCATCAGGGTCATGGCGGCCGAAAGGGGATCGAAGACGATCTCCACCGGCACCTGCAGCTCGCCGCTGGCCAGCCATGTGTAAAGTGCCGTTCGGGTTCCCCCCTCCTTCGCCAGCGGCCACAGCAGAAGCGTCGCCAGGGTAGCCAGTGCCACGGCCCCGACGGCGAGCGCCTCGGCCAGTCGCCGCGGCAGTTTCCGCCCGACGACCACGTTCAACGTGGCCGCGGCCAGGGGAAGCAGGGGTATGAGGAAGAGCAGTTTCGGATTCATCCCTTCATCTCGCTGAAAGCATCGGCTTCGATCGTCTTCTTGCGCCGGCTCAGATAGACCACCACCGCCAGGGAGATGGAGACCTCGGCCGACGTCATCGCCATGAGGAAGATGACGAAGATCTGGCCGTCGACCTGCTGCCAAAGCGCCGAGGCGCCCACCAGGGTGATGCCGACGGCGTTAAGCATGATCTCCACCCCGATCAGGATCATGATCAGGTTGCGCTGCGCCAGGACACAGGCGAAACCAAGGAAGAACATGGCGCCGGAGAAGGCCAGAATGTGAGACATCGGCACGATCATCGGTCTTCCTCTTCCGGTTTCAGTCCCCCCGGTCCGACTCGCCCGACGTAATAGGCGCCCACCGCGGCGAAGAGGAGCTGGAAGGAGACGACCTGAACGGCCAGGGCATACTCATGGAACAGGGCGTAGCCGAAGACCCGCGGCGAGGCGTAAAATGCGGGTTTCCCGTCCACACCTCCCGGGTCGATGGCCATCAGCAGGAGGGTGCAGCCGAGAAGCACGGCCGACAGCAGCGCCACCGGCCCCCAACTCCGCCAGCCGGGTCCGGCAGGCACCTCCGTCGGCGCCAGTTCCAGCATCATGATGATGAACAGGAACAGCACCATGATGGCGCCGGCATAGATGATCACCTCCCAGGCAGCGACCAGCGGCGCCCCGAGGAGGTAAAAGATCAGCGCCAGGGCGAAGAAAGCGTTGACCAGGTAGATGACCGCATGCACCGGGTTGCGCCGGGTGATGCACATCAGCGTCGCCCCGAGGGCGGTCACGGCCAGGATGTAGAAGAGAATAGCTGCCATTTCAAATCCGTGAGGTGTGAGGAGTGAGGGGTAAGGAGAAAAGGCACGTATCGCCTCACTCCTTACGCCTCACGCCTCACGGCATATTGGTTTTTATATCCACCGGCCCGTACTCGTCTTCGTTTCCGCCCCGGGGATTGACCACTCCGATGCCTGCGTGGCGGTAGTAATTGTATTCGCTGTCCTTCCCGCCGTGGTCCACCAGCAAATCCTCCTTTTCGTAGACCATATCGATCGAGGCGTACTTGGAAAACTCGTAGTCGGGACTCATCTGGATCGCCCAGGTCGGACAGGCCTC
The Desulfuromonas sp. TF DNA segment above includes these coding regions:
- the nuoK gene encoding NADH-quinone oxidoreductase subunit NuoK; translation: MIVPMSHILAFSGAMFFLGFACVLAQRNLIMILIGVEIMLNAVGITLVGASALWQQVDGQIFVIFLMAMTSAEVSISLAVVVYLSRRKKTIEADAFSEMKG
- a CDS encoding NADH-quinone oxidoreductase subunit J, whose amino-acid sequence is MAAILFYILAVTALGATLMCITRRNPVHAVIYLVNAFFALALIFYLLGAPLVAAWEVIIYAGAIMVLFLFIIMMLELAPTEVPAGPGWRSWGPVALLSAVLLGCTLLLMAIDPGGVDGKPAFYASPRVFGYALFHEYALAVQVVSFQLLFAAVGAYYVGRVGPGGLKPEEEDR